One region of Triticum aestivum cultivar Chinese Spring unplaced genomic scaffold, IWGSC CS RefSeq v2.1 scaffold210941, whole genome shotgun sequence genomic DNA includes:
- the LOC123177676 gene encoding uclacyanin 1-like gives LSPLAHDVLEVSKADYDSCSTVNPIASLISGNDIVTLTAAGTRYFICGFPGHCTGGMKVKSDVVSDSSSPSLTPASGPMASNAPSPTSVSTATSVEATGFGLAVLLAFAGLMA, from the coding sequence TACTCTCCCCTCTGGCGCACGACGTCCTCGAGGTTAGCAAGGCTGACTACGACTCCTGCAGCACCGTCAACCCTATCGCGTCCCTCATCTCCGGGAACGACATCGTCACCctcaccgccgccggcacccgcTACTTCATTTGTGGGTTCCCCGGCCACTGCACTGGTGGCATGAAGGTCAAGAGCGACGTCGTGTCTGACTCCTCCTCGCCATCACTCACCCCGGCCAGCGGCCCTATGGCAAGCAACGCTCCTTCACCCACGTCTGTCTCTACCGCCACCTCTGTGGAGGCCACGGGGTTTGGCCTCGCCGTCCTGCTTGCCTTTGCTGGTCTCATGGCTTGA